One genomic segment of Anguilla anguilla isolate fAngAng1 chromosome 2, fAngAng1.pri, whole genome shotgun sequence includes these proteins:
- the LOC118221824 gene encoding prohibitin, which yields MAKLFESIGKLGLALAIGGGVVNSALYNVDAGHRAVIFDRFRGVQDAVVGEGTHFVIPWVQKPIIFDCRSRPRNVPVITGSKDLQNVNITLRILFRPVAGQLPRIFTSIGEDYDERVLPSITTEVLKSVVARFDAGELITQRELVSRQVSEDLTERASTFGLILDDVSLTHLTFGKEFTEAVEMKQVAQQEAERARFVVEKAEQQKQAAIISAQGDSEAALLIANSLATAGDGLVELRKLEAAEDIAFQLSRSRNITYLPSGQGTLLQLPQ from the exons ATGGCAAAGCTGTTTGAGTCCATTGGAAAGTTGGGTCTGGCCCTGGCCATAGGTGGAGGTGTGGTGAACTCTGCACTCTATAACG TGGATGCTGGACACCGTGCTGTAATCTTTGACAGATTCCGGGGGGTGCAGGATGCAGTGGTGGGTGAGGGCACCCACTTTGTCATCCCCTGGGTACAGAAGCCCATCATTTTTGACTGCCGGTCCCGCCCTCGCAACGTGCCAGTCATCACTGGAAGCAAAG ACCTGCAGAACGTGAACATCACGCTGCGTATCCTTTTCCGGCCCGTAGCGGGCCAGCTGCCACGCATCTTCACCAGCATCGGGGAGGACTACGACGAGAGGGTGCTGCCTTCCATCACCACCGAGGTGCTCAAGTCCGTGGTG GCGCGGTTCGATGCCGGGGAGCtgatcacacagagagagctggTGTCGCGACAGGTCAGCGAGGACCTGACGGAGAGAGCCTCCACCTTCGGCCTGATCCTGGACGACGTCTCACTG ACTCACCTGACGTTTGGGAAAGAGTTCACAGAGGCTGTGGAGATGAAGCAGGTGGCacagcaggaggcagagagggcgCGGTTTGTCGTGGAGAAG GCGGAGCAGCAGAAGCAAGCCGCCATCATCTCGGCACAGGGCGACTCCGAGGCCGCCCTGCTCATCGCCAACTCCCTGGCCACGGCCGGCGACGGCCTGGTGGAGCTGCGCAAGCTGGAGGCGGCCGAGGACATCGCCTTCCAGCTCTCCCGGTCCCGCAACATCACCTACCTGCCGTCCGGCCAGGGGACGCTGCTGCAGCTGCCCCAGTGA
- the LOC118221532 gene encoding uncharacterized protein LOC118221532 isoform X1, translated as MYKMEGEGRTVIVCGVPTDIEEKRLTDKLWIHFLRKRHGGGEISSITLPKSVTGCALITFEHSEVAQRVIQYGKHILSVDDKKFELTVSLFCKEVDPDEVFLCIAVTVDYSRLPLGKVAISSLKQCFPDVHFSFMAREELCDIKGRYSEVQALISHLLNLIDPQASAATRQPEGTEDRVDALSLREKSSSAIEPVYHSKSNERQIDTEYAGQALTEKSSSAIEPVYHSKSSERQIDTEYAGQALTEKSSSAIEPVYHSKSSERQIDTEYAGQALTQDLKSLGNSERSHYSDHALEYNREEEDGADSLLQEAPLEEYFLVMDSDIYRYLQKHCREHYQHILNQHRVEAVDLCTQDITTVYLQAKPGYPEQEVKRVQRVHEELGWLYQLKEAQLRKEQLPKEGITTEGLQQAFKALQQRLPKILLSDDMVNIYIVGSGSDVSEAKQFLLDMQGTEGGSTLERAGYTRPLVANESDSLFLHSTSDFSTTDTVHKPHRKHKMEAGKEYKIAAKFMEAGSKTTGNNEIGYGMGDTTEPGDKQKDLLFATSKKKLDSGYKLGSGPVFGSGSLGVRENSLWDNQGQNQTENDLLFGRSGPHYTTSKEGKHLSNMVPTSAVLPNKPMQFSNMQGTVQHMDLFGNKVAQTVEIPSSGLTTQSKLRRVNSFSGQGRATQDLKDSTTPVGSQGKTNRVRTSSFSNSVADTLEIYSVEVVVRLTVWLYMKDCYKTHIENLTTGLNVKECKSGSTITICLKGADSSRVDLCQQALRNLIAKVTTDFCTEELSLATLGVTNPKDETLELSCIELQNKFEKIMILRMSKSVFIMGPDQLCGQVVTKLMEIFCNGLQRKKEMGESLDGSCLLLENIPQMPTYNMNDPETASGGHNLLKDDMTQTSGLISVDSRQYSRDTKMDRELESKSRRKDNPQGNYSSQKEKKHDSRAMREGGNQSVEKKDPVFKHKLGLEWTMSRENLESDTSLTEPTVAGWRVNVPKDSGPTSLPNLAYTIEKAVAPNKDSNPKPHNIITQERHIPPGPDGLESPEGEYPKGQGATVSEEIPGKNKTQEDELACLCGGSRSSVSRMACGNAYCPQCLCEHASCEVCHKAEEVRGIKGTMSFGEIFMNLPGHIKDTTLKLTYNIPDGIQGEDHPNPGAPFKGGVFEAFLPLNKQTKRLVPLLKRAFNEGLTFTVTEGHKGGRVTWGCIPHKTKMDGGKSVNGYPDSSYIRRLTEALKPLDTEEDRDTAKDKINS; from the exons ATGTACAAGATGGAGGGAGAAGGTCGAACTGTGATTGTGtgtggcgtgccaactgacatTGAGGAGAAACGACTGACAGACAAGCTCTGGATCCACTTCCTGAGGAAAAGGCACGGAGGAGGGGAGATCTCTTCCATCACTCTGCCCAAGTCTGTGACAGGCTGTGCCCTCATCACTTTTGAACACAGTGAAG tggcTCAGAGAGTGATCCAATATGGGAAGCACATTTTATCGGTGGATGACAAGAAGTTTGAACTTACTGTGAGTTTGTTCTGCAAAGAAGTGGACCCAGATGAG GTCTTCCTGTGCATTGCAGTGACAGTAGACTATAGTCGACTGCCCCTGGGTAAGGTGGCTATTTCCAGCTTGAAGCAGTGCTTCCCTGATGTACACTTCAGCTTCATGGCGCGGGAAGAACTCTGTGACATAAAGGGCCGCTACTCTGAGGTCCAGGCTCTGATCAGCCATCTTCTGAACCTGATTGATCCACAGGCCTCTGCAGCCACCCGTCAGCCAGAAGGCACAGAAGACAGAGTGGATGCCCTTTCACTAAGAGAGAAAAGCAGTTCTGCCATAGAGCCAGTTTACCATTCCAAGAGCAAtgagagacagatagacactGAGTATGCAGGACAAGCTTTAACAGAGAAAAGCAGTTCTGCCATAGAGCCAGTTTACCATTCCAAGAGCAGTGAGCGACAGATAGACACTGAGTATGCAGGACAAGCTTTAACAGAGAAAAGCAGTTCTGCCATAGAGCCAGTTTACCATTCCAAGAGCAGtgagagacagatagacactGAGTATGCAGGACAAGCTTTAACACAGGATCTGAAAAGTTTGGGGAACTCTGAAAGGAGTCACTACTCTGACCATGCACTGGAGTAcaacagagaagaagaagatggtGCAGACTCCCTGTTGCAAGAGGCTCCACTGGAGGAATATTTCCTGGTCATGGACTCAGACATTTACCGATACCTACAGAAGCACTGTAGAGAGCACTACCAGCACATCTTGAACCAACACAGGGTAGAAGCAGTGGACCTCTGCACCCAGGATATCACCACTGTCTACCTACAGGCAAAACCAGGGTATCCAGAGCAGGAGGTGAAGCGAGTGCAGAGAGTACACGAGGAACTGGGATGGTTATACCAACTGAAAGAGGCCCAGCTACGGAAAGAGCAGCTACCTAAGGAAGGCATCACCACAGAGGGTCTCCAGCAGGCCTTTAAGGCCTTGCAGCAGAGACTGCCAAAAATACTGCTCAGTGATGACATGGTGAACATCTACATTGTTGGAAGTGGCAGTGATGTCTCTGAGGCTAAGCAGTTCCTCTTGGATATGCAAGGTACAGAGGGTGGATCCACACTGGAAAGAGCTGGCTACACCAGGCCTTTAGTTGCAAATGAGAGTGACTCCCTGTTTCTGCATTCTACATCAGATTTCAGTACAACTGATACAGTGCATAAGCCACatagaaaacataaaatggaaGCAGGCAAGGAGTACAAGATAGCTGCTAAGTTCATGGAAGCAGGGAGTAAGACCACTGGGAATAATGAAATTGGATATGGCATGGGAGACACGACAGAACCTGGGGATAAACAGAAAGACTTATTATTTGCAACATCCAAGAAGAAATTAGACAGTGGTTACAAGCTGGGCAGTGGGCCAGTGTTCGGGTCGGGGAGTCTTGGTGTTAGGGAAAACAGTCTGTGGGACAACCAAGGACAAAATCAGACTGAGAATGACTTGCTCTTTGGAAGGTCTGGCCCTCATTACACCACCTCCAAGGAAGGCAAACACCTATCAAACATGGTACCTACAAGTGCTGTACTGCCTAATAAACCTATGCAGTTTAGTAACATGCAGGGCACTGTGCAACACATGGACTTGTTTGGAAACAAAGTGGCCCAGACTGTTGAGATCCCATCATCAGGGCTAACAACTCAATCCAAGCTGAGACGGGTTAACAGCTTCTCTGGCCAGGGCAGGGCCACACAGGATTTGAAGGATAGCACCACTCCTGTAGGCAGTCAAGGGAAGACAAACAGAGTTAGAACCAGCAGCTTCAGCAATAGTGTAGCTGACACACTGGAAATCTATAGTGTGGAGGTGGTGGTTCGTCTAACTGTTTGGTTGTACATGAAGGACTGCTACAAAACTCACATAGAGAACCTGACTACTGGCTTAAATGTGAAGGAATGCAAATCAGGAAGTACCATTACTATCTGCCTCAAGGGGGCAGACTCATCAAGAGTAGATCTCTGCCAGCAGGCGCTACGAAATCTGATTGCCAAAGTCACGACAGACTTTTGTACAGAAGAGTTGTCACTGGCAACGTTGGGAGTGACTAACCCTAAGGATGAAACCCTAGAGCTGAGTTGCATAGAGTTGCAGAATAAGTTTGAGAAGATAATGATTTTGCGAATGAGTAAGAGTGTTTTCATCATGGGGCCTGATCAGCTGTGTGGGCAGGTTGTTACAAAACTGATGGAGATCTTCTGCAATGGTCtacagagaaagaaggagatGGGGGAAAGCCTAGATGGCTCCTGTCTCTTACTTGAAAACATACCACAGATGCCAACATATAATATGAACGACCCAGAGACTGCCTCAGGAGGCCACAACCTGCTAAAAGATGACATGACCCAAACCTCTGGGCTCATATCTGTAGATAGCCGACAATATAGCAGAGACACAAAAATGGACAGAGAGCTGGAGTCCAAGAGCAGAAGGAAAGACAACCCTCAGGGTAATTACTCTAGccagaaggaaaagaaacatGACAGTAGAGCAATGAGGGAAGGAGGAAACCAATCAGTGGAAAAGAAAGATCCAGTGTTCAAACATAAGCTGGGGTTGGAGTGGACTATGAGCAGGGAAAACCTTGAATCTGACACATCACTGACCGAACCAACAGTAGCAGGCTGGAGAGTGAATGTTCCGAAAGACAGTGGACCAACTTCTTTGCCAAATTTAGCTTATACCATTGAGAAGGCGGTAGCACCTAATAAAGACAGCAACCCAAAACCTCACAACATTATCACACAGGAGAGACATATTCCCCCAGGCCCCGATGGATTAGAGAGCCCAGAGGGAGAATATCCCAAAGGCCAGGGTGCCACTGTGTCAGAGGAGATACCAGGCAAAAACAAGACCCAAGAAGATGAACTagcctgtctgtgtgggggCAGCAGGAGCTCTGTATCAAGAATGGCGTGTGGAAATGCTTACTGCCCCCAGTGTCTATGTGAGCATGCCTCCTGTGAGGTCTGCCACAAAGCTGAGGAAGTCAGGGGCATAAAGGGTACCATGAGCTTCGGTGAGATTTTCATGAACCTTCCTGGGCACATTAAGGATACGACTCTAAAGCTCACCTACAACATTCCTGATGGCATTCAAGGg GAAGACCACCCCAACCCTGGAGCTCCTTTCAAAGGGGGCGTCTTTGAAGCTTTCCTGCCACTCAACAAGCAGACAAAGAGGCTGGTGCCACTGCTAAAGAGGGCATTCAATGAGGGTCTGACCTTCACTGTCACAGAAGGCCACAAGGGTGGAAGGGTGACCTGGGGATGCATCCCACACAAGACTAAGATGGATGGAGGGaagtctgt GAATGGTTACCCAGACTCCAGCTATATCAGACGCTTGACTGAAGCACTGAAACCCCTTGACACTGAAGAAGATAGAGATACTGCAAAAGACAAGATCAATAGCTAA
- the LOC118221532 gene encoding uncharacterized protein LOC118221532 isoform X2 — translation MYKMEGEGRTVIVCGVPTDIEEKRLTDKLWIHFLRKRHGGGEISSITLPKSVTGCALITFEHSEVAQRVIQYGKHILSVDDKKFELTVSLFCKEVDPDEVFLCIAVTVDYSRLPLGKVAISSLKQCFPDVHFSFMAREELCDIKGRYSEVQALISHLLNLIDPQASAATRQPEGTEDRVDALSLREKSSSAIEPVYHSKSNERQIDTEYAGQALTEKSSSAIEPVYHSKSSERQIDTEYAGQALTQDLKSLGNSERSHYSDHALEYNREEEDGADSLLQEAPLEEYFLVMDSDIYRYLQKHCREHYQHILNQHRVEAVDLCTQDITTVYLQAKPGYPEQEVKRVQRVHEELGWLYQLKEAQLRKEQLPKEGITTEGLQQAFKALQQRLPKILLSDDMVNIYIVGSGSDVSEAKQFLLDMQGTEGGSTLERAGYTRPLVANESDSLFLHSTSDFSTTDTVHKPHRKHKMEAGKEYKIAAKFMEAGSKTTGNNEIGYGMGDTTEPGDKQKDLLFATSKKKLDSGYKLGSGPVFGSGSLGVRENSLWDNQGQNQTENDLLFGRSGPHYTTSKEGKHLSNMVPTSAVLPNKPMQFSNMQGTVQHMDLFGNKVAQTVEIPSSGLTTQSKLRRVNSFSGQGRATQDLKDSTTPVGSQGKTNRVRTSSFSNSVADTLEIYSVEVVVRLTVWLYMKDCYKTHIENLTTGLNVKECKSGSTITICLKGADSSRVDLCQQALRNLIAKVTTDFCTEELSLATLGVTNPKDETLELSCIELQNKFEKIMILRMSKSVFIMGPDQLCGQVVTKLMEIFCNGLQRKKEMGESLDGSCLLLENIPQMPTYNMNDPETASGGHNLLKDDMTQTSGLISVDSRQYSRDTKMDRELESKSRRKDNPQGNYSSQKEKKHDSRAMREGGNQSVEKKDPVFKHKLGLEWTMSRENLESDTSLTEPTVAGWRVNVPKDSGPTSLPNLAYTIEKAVAPNKDSNPKPHNIITQERHIPPGPDGLESPEGEYPKGQGATVSEEIPGKNKTQEDELACLCGGSRSSVSRMACGNAYCPQCLCEHASCEVCHKAEEVRGIKGTMSFGEIFMNLPGHIKDTTLKLTYNIPDGIQGEDHPNPGAPFKGGVFEAFLPLNKQTKRLVPLLKRAFNEGLTFTVTEGHKGGRVTWGCIPHKTKMDGGKSVNGYPDSSYIRRLTEALKPLDTEEDRDTAKDKINS, via the exons ATGTACAAGATGGAGGGAGAAGGTCGAACTGTGATTGTGtgtggcgtgccaactgacatTGAGGAGAAACGACTGACAGACAAGCTCTGGATCCACTTCCTGAGGAAAAGGCACGGAGGAGGGGAGATCTCTTCCATCACTCTGCCCAAGTCTGTGACAGGCTGTGCCCTCATCACTTTTGAACACAGTGAAG tggcTCAGAGAGTGATCCAATATGGGAAGCACATTTTATCGGTGGATGACAAGAAGTTTGAACTTACTGTGAGTTTGTTCTGCAAAGAAGTGGACCCAGATGAG GTCTTCCTGTGCATTGCAGTGACAGTAGACTATAGTCGACTGCCCCTGGGTAAGGTGGCTATTTCCAGCTTGAAGCAGTGCTTCCCTGATGTACACTTCAGCTTCATGGCGCGGGAAGAACTCTGTGACATAAAGGGCCGCTACTCTGAGGTCCAGGCTCTGATCAGCCATCTTCTGAACCTGATTGATCCACAGGCCTCTGCAGCCACCCGTCAGCCAGAAGGCACAGAAGACAGAGTGGATGCCCTTTCACTAAGAGAGAAAAGCAGTTCTGCCATAGAGCCAGTTTACCATTCCAAGAGCAAtgagagacagatagacactGAGTATGCAGGACAAGCTTTAACAGAGAAAAGCAGTTCTGCCATAGAGCCAGTTTAC CATTCCAAGAGCAGtgagagacagatagacactGAGTATGCAGGACAAGCTTTAACACAGGATCTGAAAAGTTTGGGGAACTCTGAAAGGAGTCACTACTCTGACCATGCACTGGAGTAcaacagagaagaagaagatggtGCAGACTCCCTGTTGCAAGAGGCTCCACTGGAGGAATATTTCCTGGTCATGGACTCAGACATTTACCGATACCTACAGAAGCACTGTAGAGAGCACTACCAGCACATCTTGAACCAACACAGGGTAGAAGCAGTGGACCTCTGCACCCAGGATATCACCACTGTCTACCTACAGGCAAAACCAGGGTATCCAGAGCAGGAGGTGAAGCGAGTGCAGAGAGTACACGAGGAACTGGGATGGTTATACCAACTGAAAGAGGCCCAGCTACGGAAAGAGCAGCTACCTAAGGAAGGCATCACCACAGAGGGTCTCCAGCAGGCCTTTAAGGCCTTGCAGCAGAGACTGCCAAAAATACTGCTCAGTGATGACATGGTGAACATCTACATTGTTGGAAGTGGCAGTGATGTCTCTGAGGCTAAGCAGTTCCTCTTGGATATGCAAGGTACAGAGGGTGGATCCACACTGGAAAGAGCTGGCTACACCAGGCCTTTAGTTGCAAATGAGAGTGACTCCCTGTTTCTGCATTCTACATCAGATTTCAGTACAACTGATACAGTGCATAAGCCACatagaaaacataaaatggaaGCAGGCAAGGAGTACAAGATAGCTGCTAAGTTCATGGAAGCAGGGAGTAAGACCACTGGGAATAATGAAATTGGATATGGCATGGGAGACACGACAGAACCTGGGGATAAACAGAAAGACTTATTATTTGCAACATCCAAGAAGAAATTAGACAGTGGTTACAAGCTGGGCAGTGGGCCAGTGTTCGGGTCGGGGAGTCTTGGTGTTAGGGAAAACAGTCTGTGGGACAACCAAGGACAAAATCAGACTGAGAATGACTTGCTCTTTGGAAGGTCTGGCCCTCATTACACCACCTCCAAGGAAGGCAAACACCTATCAAACATGGTACCTACAAGTGCTGTACTGCCTAATAAACCTATGCAGTTTAGTAACATGCAGGGCACTGTGCAACACATGGACTTGTTTGGAAACAAAGTGGCCCAGACTGTTGAGATCCCATCATCAGGGCTAACAACTCAATCCAAGCTGAGACGGGTTAACAGCTTCTCTGGCCAGGGCAGGGCCACACAGGATTTGAAGGATAGCACCACTCCTGTAGGCAGTCAAGGGAAGACAAACAGAGTTAGAACCAGCAGCTTCAGCAATAGTGTAGCTGACACACTGGAAATCTATAGTGTGGAGGTGGTGGTTCGTCTAACTGTTTGGTTGTACATGAAGGACTGCTACAAAACTCACATAGAGAACCTGACTACTGGCTTAAATGTGAAGGAATGCAAATCAGGAAGTACCATTACTATCTGCCTCAAGGGGGCAGACTCATCAAGAGTAGATCTCTGCCAGCAGGCGCTACGAAATCTGATTGCCAAAGTCACGACAGACTTTTGTACAGAAGAGTTGTCACTGGCAACGTTGGGAGTGACTAACCCTAAGGATGAAACCCTAGAGCTGAGTTGCATAGAGTTGCAGAATAAGTTTGAGAAGATAATGATTTTGCGAATGAGTAAGAGTGTTTTCATCATGGGGCCTGATCAGCTGTGTGGGCAGGTTGTTACAAAACTGATGGAGATCTTCTGCAATGGTCtacagagaaagaaggagatGGGGGAAAGCCTAGATGGCTCCTGTCTCTTACTTGAAAACATACCACAGATGCCAACATATAATATGAACGACCCAGAGACTGCCTCAGGAGGCCACAACCTGCTAAAAGATGACATGACCCAAACCTCTGGGCTCATATCTGTAGATAGCCGACAATATAGCAGAGACACAAAAATGGACAGAGAGCTGGAGTCCAAGAGCAGAAGGAAAGACAACCCTCAGGGTAATTACTCTAGccagaaggaaaagaaacatGACAGTAGAGCAATGAGGGAAGGAGGAAACCAATCAGTGGAAAAGAAAGATCCAGTGTTCAAACATAAGCTGGGGTTGGAGTGGACTATGAGCAGGGAAAACCTTGAATCTGACACATCACTGACCGAACCAACAGTAGCAGGCTGGAGAGTGAATGTTCCGAAAGACAGTGGACCAACTTCTTTGCCAAATTTAGCTTATACCATTGAGAAGGCGGTAGCACCTAATAAAGACAGCAACCCAAAACCTCACAACATTATCACACAGGAGAGACATATTCCCCCAGGCCCCGATGGATTAGAGAGCCCAGAGGGAGAATATCCCAAAGGCCAGGGTGCCACTGTGTCAGAGGAGATACCAGGCAAAAACAAGACCCAAGAAGATGAACTagcctgtctgtgtgggggCAGCAGGAGCTCTGTATCAAGAATGGCGTGTGGAAATGCTTACTGCCCCCAGTGTCTATGTGAGCATGCCTCCTGTGAGGTCTGCCACAAAGCTGAGGAAGTCAGGGGCATAAAGGGTACCATGAGCTTCGGTGAGATTTTCATGAACCTTCCTGGGCACATTAAGGATACGACTCTAAAGCTCACCTACAACATTCCTGATGGCATTCAAGGg GAAGACCACCCCAACCCTGGAGCTCCTTTCAAAGGGGGCGTCTTTGAAGCTTTCCTGCCACTCAACAAGCAGACAAAGAGGCTGGTGCCACTGCTAAAGAGGGCATTCAATGAGGGTCTGACCTTCACTGTCACAGAAGGCCACAAGGGTGGAAGGGTGACCTGGGGATGCATCCCACACAAGACTAAGATGGATGGAGGGaagtctgt GAATGGTTACCCAGACTCCAGCTATATCAGACGCTTGACTGAAGCACTGAAACCCCTTGACACTGAAGAAGATAGAGATACTGCAAAAGACAAGATCAATAGCTAA